In a genomic window of Sutcliffiella sp. FSL R7-0096:
- the corA gene encoding magnesium/cobalt transporter CorA, producing MIRIAAMTRDHQINNNINIENLDRNAFKWIWVDFNQPTEEEVRHLDSTFYFHPLAIEDCIHRLQRPKLDHYEDHTFFVTHSIQEKDDELHKEEVNFFLGENFIVSFHQAPSKEVDEVWESLDKPPKDVENWDQYYVFYEILDNIVDNYFPFLYILEDQLDNIEANTQEKSMNQLMEELFDTRYSLLELRHTIIPMRDLLYRMLHTHRLDGVMKRKEYFADIYDHLLKLSDMINSNRELTADIRDNYLSLNSHQANNVMKVLTIITSIFAPLTFIAGIYGMNFQNMPELTFHYGYFVALGVMAVVGISLFILFKWKGWFK from the coding sequence ATGATAAGAATAGCCGCAATGACAAGGGATCATCAAATTAACAATAATATTAATATAGAAAACCTCGATAGGAACGCCTTTAAATGGATTTGGGTTGACTTCAATCAGCCGACGGAAGAGGAAGTAAGGCATTTGGATAGTACGTTTTACTTCCATCCATTGGCGATAGAGGATTGTATACATAGACTGCAACGACCGAAGCTTGATCATTATGAGGATCATACTTTTTTCGTGACGCATAGTATTCAGGAAAAGGATGACGAGCTTCATAAAGAGGAAGTGAATTTCTTTTTAGGGGAGAATTTTATCGTGAGTTTTCATCAGGCACCTTCTAAAGAGGTGGATGAGGTTTGGGAGAGCTTGGACAAGCCGCCAAAAGATGTGGAAAACTGGGATCAGTATTATGTGTTTTATGAGATTCTCGACAACATTGTCGATAATTATTTTCCGTTCCTTTATATCCTGGAGGATCAGCTGGACAATATTGAGGCAAACACGCAAGAGAAATCGATGAATCAGCTGATGGAAGAGCTGTTTGATACGAGGTATTCCTTATTGGAACTGCGACATACGATCATTCCGATGCGGGATCTGTTGTATCGCATGCTCCATACACATCGCCTGGATGGAGTGATGAAAAGGAAAGAGTACTTCGCGGATATTTATGACCATCTCCTGAAGCTCTCTGACATGATTAACTCCAACCGGGAGTTGACGGCGGACATTCGGGATAATTACCTTTCCTTGAACTCGCATCAAGCCAACAATGTCATGAAGGTCCTTACCATCATCACCTCTATCTTCGCACCATTGACTTTCATTGCGGGAATCTACGGGATGAACTTTCAAAATATGCCGGAGCTGACCTTTCATTACGGATACTTTGTCGCGCTTGGAGTCATGGCAGTGGTTGGGATAAGCTTGTTTATTTTGTTTAAGTGGAAGGGGTGGTTTAAGTAA
- a CDS encoding dihydrofolate reductase family protein produces the protein MNHNRKVVVYIATSLDGYIATKEESVHWLDETEAEGDNGFSEFYETIDTVIMGKKTYDWVLNQELEEFPYKGKSCYVYTNSTKAVDTEDVTFIHGEVSELIHQLQQQPGKNIWIVGGGELLHHYIKENLVDEYIITIAPIILGSGIPLFKELHTNINLKLEQVEKYAQFAELRFSKK, from the coding sequence ATGAATCATAACCGAAAGGTCGTAGTATATATTGCCACAAGTTTAGATGGCTATATCGCAACAAAGGAAGAATCTGTCCACTGGCTCGACGAAACAGAAGCAGAGGGGGATAATGGGTTTTCGGAGTTTTACGAAACCATCGATACGGTCATCATGGGGAAAAAAACGTACGATTGGGTGTTAAACCAAGAGCTTGAGGAGTTTCCCTACAAGGGAAAATCTTGCTATGTGTACACCAACTCTACCAAAGCTGTCGACACCGAGGATGTTACCTTCATTCATGGGGAGGTCAGCGAACTCATCCATCAGCTTCAACAACAGCCAGGAAAAAATATCTGGATCGTCGGTGGCGGCGAGCTGCTGCATCATTATATAAAGGAAAACCTAGTGGATGAATACATCATCACCATCGCACCCATCATTCTCGGAAGCGGCATCCCATTATTTAAAGAACTACACACCAACATTAACCTTAAACTAGAACAAGTGGAAAAATACGCGCAGTTTGCGGAGCTGCGTTTTTCAAAAAAATAG
- a CDS encoding sigma 54-interacting transcriptional regulator, translated as MSLSKLDERLHFQHEELFQVKNWMTPSPYSIHPSKTLREASEMMVQFRLDSLPVVDEANHIMNMITSRKLLHYFSQGNGGEELIGSIPKANLTFVRPDESILEILSLPYDQFPVIDKSGKLVGLLTVRDILDGVSKYMYKRNQQHSTGALGAILETAYEGIAVVDENGILQEFNEAYSRFTGISREDAIGRHVTEVIDNTHLHETVKTGIAERGVLQNIQGHDMVVHRIPLWQNGRIAGAIGMLIFEGVTEVYKIYEKLQGKQEKQPDLLTKKQERDSRITIDHIIGTSEGVMEVKRRARKAARTAATVLITGESGTGKEMFAKSIHHLSPFSTGPFISVNCGAIPEHLFESELFGYEEGAFTGARKGGKPGKFELADNGTIFLDEIGDMPLVMQTKLLRVLQEKEAERVGGLKKIQINARVIAATNRNLKQLIEVGKFREDLYYRLNIIQLHIPPLRERKKDIPVLLIYYLREICERYQMPAKIFTSEAVNAFVQFSWRGNIREMVNTIEQLVTLVDGKVIEYHHLPDMLKRAETSNTKVERGFLEEAKFLGNKRESELIFEALKKAGGNKSKAAELLGIHRTTLYQKLKKYGIV; from the coding sequence ATGTCTCTATCAAAATTAGATGAAAGGCTTCATTTTCAACACGAAGAGCTATTTCAAGTGAAAAATTGGATGACGCCAAGCCCCTATTCTATTCATCCAAGTAAAACATTAAGAGAGGCTTCCGAGATGATGGTGCAGTTTCGACTGGATAGCCTGCCTGTAGTGGATGAGGCCAATCATATCATGAACATGATTACGTCGAGAAAACTCCTTCATTATTTTTCACAAGGAAATGGCGGGGAAGAGTTAATCGGTAGCATTCCAAAGGCAAATCTCACTTTTGTCCGTCCAGATGAATCCATTCTTGAAATACTATCCCTTCCATATGATCAGTTTCCTGTCATCGATAAAAGCGGCAAGCTCGTTGGCCTCCTGACAGTAAGGGATATACTCGACGGGGTGTCCAAATATATGTATAAACGGAATCAACAACATTCAACAGGTGCTCTTGGGGCCATTTTAGAGACGGCGTATGAGGGGATTGCGGTAGTCGATGAAAATGGTATTCTGCAGGAATTTAATGAAGCATATAGCCGGTTTACGGGAATTTCCCGTGAGGATGCCATCGGGAGGCATGTGACAGAAGTAATTGATAATACCCATCTGCATGAGACAGTGAAAACGGGGATTGCAGAAAGGGGTGTGCTCCAAAACATTCAAGGACATGACATGGTGGTCCATCGGATTCCGCTTTGGCAGAATGGCAGGATTGCTGGGGCTATTGGGATGTTGATTTTCGAAGGTGTAACAGAAGTATATAAAATATATGAAAAGCTGCAGGGAAAACAAGAAAAGCAACCAGACCTGCTAACAAAAAAACAGGAAAGAGACAGCAGAATCACGATTGATCACATTATTGGTACAAGCGAAGGTGTGATGGAGGTCAAGAGGAGGGCCCGTAAGGCAGCAAGAACGGCAGCTACAGTCTTGATAACAGGGGAAAGCGGAACGGGAAAGGAGATGTTTGCCAAAAGCATTCACCATCTCAGCCCCTTTTCAACCGGTCCGTTCATTAGCGTGAATTGTGGGGCCATACCGGAGCATCTCTTTGAATCAGAACTATTTGGCTATGAAGAAGGGGCCTTTACCGGGGCAAGAAAGGGCGGGAAGCCAGGGAAATTTGAGCTTGCCGACAATGGGACGATATTTCTCGATGAAATTGGAGATATGCCGCTAGTGATGCAGACGAAACTATTAAGGGTCCTTCAGGAAAAGGAAGCGGAGCGGGTAGGAGGTCTGAAAAAGATCCAAATCAATGCAAGAGTCATTGCTGCGACCAACCGTAACCTAAAGCAATTAATTGAAGTGGGAAAATTTCGTGAGGATCTATACTACCGGCTTAATATTATTCAGTTGCATATCCCACCGCTGCGTGAAAGGAAAAAGGATATACCGGTTCTTTTGATTTATTATTTGAGAGAAATATGTGAACGGTATCAGATGCCAGCAAAGATTTTCACGTCTGAAGCAGTGAATGCCTTTGTTCAGTTTTCTTGGCGAGGAAACATCAGGGAGATGGTGAACACGATTGAGCAACTGGTGACACTTGTAGATGGAAAGGTGATTGAGTATCATCATTTGCCAGATATGTTGAAACGAGCGGAAACTTCGAATACAAAGGTAGAAAGAGGTTTTCTTGAAGAAGCCAAGTTTTTGGGAAACAAACGAGAGTCGGAATTAATTTTTGAGGCACTAAAGAAAGCTGGTGGAAATAAATCCAAGGCTGCAGAATTGCTTGGCATCCATCGTACAACTCTTTATCAGAAACTAAAGAAATACGGAATCGTGTGA
- a CDS encoding iron-containing alcohol dehydrogenase, whose amino-acid sequence MEKPAIFRVPEAIFYGRGSYEKVGVEAAQRGSKALVVSDRIMEQLGYVNECRTYLEASDVQSVVYLGVASEPTDDYVAEALEMFQKEQCDLVISVGGGSCIDTAKAIAVLVTNGGHIGDYMGGKKLAMQAPVPHIAIPTTAGTGSEATDVTVITSSTTDVKMMIKQPAFMPNVAIVDPLLTLSSPQHVTSATGVDALSHAVEAYLSKKAHPMTDTIALSAMKLIAENILTAYNDGENVDAREAMSLGALQAGMAFSNASVCLVHGMSRPIGALFHVPHGISNAMLLPAVLEFSQEACVDRLADIGRIFKPQNESLSNKEAAEIAVQSIKELCLKLQIPNLRGWGIDEEAFKLAVAKMTADAMDSGSPANNPRVPTPIELAELYHICYDYQLATEEEKV is encoded by the coding sequence ATGGAGAAACCAGCAATTTTTCGTGTTCCGGAAGCTATTTTTTATGGAAGAGGCTCTTATGAAAAGGTTGGAGTGGAAGCTGCACAAAGAGGAAGCAAAGCTTTAGTCGTTAGTGATCGAATAATGGAGCAACTCGGATATGTGAATGAATGCAGAACGTATTTGGAAGCATCAGATGTTCAAAGTGTCGTATACCTTGGCGTAGCGTCTGAGCCAACCGATGATTATGTAGCAGAAGCACTTGAGATGTTTCAAAAAGAACAATGTGACTTGGTCATCTCTGTTGGTGGTGGAAGCTGTATCGATACGGCAAAGGCAATTGCGGTTCTTGTGACGAACGGTGGCCATATTGGTGACTATATGGGTGGAAAGAAGCTCGCAATGCAAGCACCGGTTCCTCATATTGCGATACCGACAACAGCAGGGACAGGCTCTGAGGCGACAGATGTAACGGTGATCACGAGCTCCACCACTGATGTCAAAATGATGATCAAACAGCCTGCTTTTATGCCAAATGTCGCAATTGTTGATCCGTTGCTGACTTTATCTTCACCGCAACATGTAACATCAGCAACTGGAGTGGACGCCCTAAGTCACGCGGTGGAAGCTTATTTATCCAAGAAAGCACATCCGATGACAGACACGATAGCCTTGTCGGCGATGAAGCTGATCGCGGAGAATATTTTAACTGCTTATAATGATGGGGAAAATGTCGATGCACGGGAGGCGATGAGTTTGGGAGCGCTTCAGGCTGGGATGGCATTCTCCAACGCATCTGTATGCCTAGTGCATGGGATGAGCCGTCCGATAGGGGCATTGTTCCATGTACCACACGGAATTTCGAACGCCATGCTTTTGCCGGCGGTATTGGAATTCAGCCAGGAAGCATGTGTGGATCGCTTGGCGGATATCGGCAGGATTTTTAAACCTCAAAATGAAAGCCTTTCCAATAAAGAAGCAGCTGAGATTGCCGTTCAATCTATTAAAGAGCTTTGCTTAAAATTGCAGATTCCTAACTTGCGAGGTTGGGGGATTGATGAGGAAGCATTTAAGCTTGCCGTGGCAAAAATGACAGCAGACGCAATGGACTCTGGCAGCCCGGCAAATAACCCAAGAGTGCCGACCCCGATTGAATTGGCAGAACTGTACCATATATGCTATGACTATCAGCTTGCTACTGAGGAAGAGAAAGTCTAA
- a CDS encoding CoA-acylating methylmalonate-semialdehyde dehydrogenase, translating to MTTATKNVLKNFINGEWVDANTDKFDAVPNPATGEVLAHTPISTKVDVDRAVQAAKEAFQTWSKTPVPKRARVLFKYQQLLIDNWDELAKLITQENGKSFKEAYGEVQRGIECVEFAAGAPSLMMGKQLPDIATNIESGMYRYPVGVIGGITPFNFPMMVPCWMFPLAIACGNTFVLKPSERTPILANRLAELFTEAGLPSGVFNIVHGAHDVVNSLIDHNDVPAISFVGSQPVAEYIYKSATAKGKRVQALAGAKNHSIVMPDADLDSAVKEIIGAAYGSAGERCMACSVVVAVDSVADELVARLNKEASQLIIGNGMDEDVFLGPVIRQENKDRTSSYIESGEQEGASLVRDGRNDEAYHEKGYFIGPTIFDHVQPTMKIWKEEIFAPVLSIVRVKNLEEAIELTNKSDFGNGACLFTQSGSNVRTFRENIEVGMLGVNIGVPAPMAFFPFSGWKNSFYGDLHANGSDGVEFYTRRKMLTARW from the coding sequence ATGACAACTGCAACTAAAAATGTATTAAAAAACTTTATCAATGGGGAATGGGTAGACGCCAATACGGATAAATTCGATGCTGTCCCAAACCCTGCAACTGGTGAGGTGCTTGCACATACGCCGATATCTACAAAGGTAGATGTTGATAGAGCGGTTCAAGCAGCAAAAGAAGCGTTCCAAACCTGGAGTAAAACCCCAGTTCCGAAGAGAGCGAGAGTATTATTTAAGTATCAGCAGCTATTAATAGACAACTGGGATGAGTTAGCCAAACTGATTACACAGGAAAACGGCAAAAGCTTTAAAGAAGCATATGGCGAGGTACAGCGTGGCATAGAGTGTGTGGAATTCGCTGCAGGTGCCCCATCCCTGATGATGGGTAAGCAGCTTCCAGACATAGCAACAAATATTGAATCCGGCATGTACCGTTACCCTGTTGGAGTCATTGGCGGCATTACGCCTTTTAACTTCCCAATGATGGTACCTTGCTGGATGTTCCCTCTTGCCATTGCATGTGGAAATACATTCGTCCTAAAGCCATCGGAAAGAACACCAATCCTAGCGAACCGTCTGGCAGAATTGTTTACGGAAGCTGGTCTTCCTTCTGGCGTATTCAATATTGTCCATGGTGCCCATGATGTAGTAAACAGCCTGATTGACCATAACGACGTACCTGCTATTTCTTTTGTTGGCTCCCAGCCAGTTGCCGAATATATTTACAAATCTGCGACAGCAAAAGGCAAACGTGTTCAGGCACTTGCAGGTGCGAAAAATCACTCCATCGTCATGCCGGATGCGGATCTTGACAGTGCTGTTAAAGAAATCATTGGTGCTGCATACGGTTCTGCAGGGGAAAGATGCATGGCGTGCTCCGTTGTAGTTGCGGTGGACTCTGTTGCGGATGAGCTTGTTGCGAGATTGAATAAAGAAGCAAGCCAGCTGATCATTGGAAACGGAATGGACGAGGATGTCTTCTTAGGTCCAGTTATCCGTCAGGAAAATAAAGACCGTACAAGCAGCTATATTGAAAGTGGCGAACAAGAAGGGGCTTCCCTTGTCCGCGATGGCCGCAATGACGAAGCTTATCACGAAAAGGGTTACTTTATCGGCCCAACCATATTTGATCATGTTCAACCAACTATGAAAATCTGGAAGGAAGAAATCTTTGCTCCAGTCCTATCTATTGTCCGTGTGAAGAATCTGGAAGAAGCAATCGAACTTACCAATAAGTCTGATTTTGGAAACGGAGCATGTCTTTTCACTCAAAGTGGTAGCAATGTCCGTACCTTCAGAGAAAACATTGAAGTCGGCATGCTTGGTGTCAACATAGGTGTTCCTGCCCCAATGGCGTTCTTCCCATTCTCAGGCTGGAAAAATTCCTTCTATGGCGATCTTCATGCTAACGGATCAGACGGAGTGGAATTTTATACAAGAAGAAAAATGCTGACCGCCCGTTGGTAA
- a CDS encoding extracellular solute-binding protein translates to MMKNKLAILSSILVLMFLVACGPDRAQNSNSDTSEAGAPKELLVWTPTDQAPAVEEIVKGFTDETGIAVKVLPFAMDKQEEALALDGPAGKGPDLFFQPGIGSLAVKGLVRPMEVDQAILDTYSEGSVEALSFEGEVYGLPAVVESLALYYNKDLVPEAPETMADLEEIAESLTDMQNNKFGFLYPAIDFYFSFPFMAGYGAEIFGQENNVYNTDDIGIASEGAKQGGQLIQSWFEKGYIPQGITMDVVGGLFTQGDVGAIINGPWALKELQEQLGDKLGTAPLPKLENGEHPITFLGTKGWMLSEFTEYPKEATELAIYLTNEESLSYYFAETGEMPAKSSILSSEEFQNDPLLTGFATQLEHANPFPPVPALSAVWDPMANALTFISEGDDVKETLESAKELIRQEIEMNYE, encoded by the coding sequence ATGATGAAAAATAAATTGGCTATTCTATCTTCAATTTTAGTATTGATGTTCTTAGTTGCTTGTGGTCCAGACAGAGCACAGAATAGTAATTCAGATACAAGTGAAGCAGGTGCTCCAAAGGAATTATTAGTTTGGACACCAACAGATCAAGCTCCAGCGGTCGAAGAAATTGTAAAAGGCTTCACTGATGAAACAGGTATTGCCGTAAAAGTCCTTCCATTTGCGATGGATAAACAAGAAGAAGCATTGGCACTTGATGGTCCGGCTGGGAAAGGTCCTGACCTGTTCTTCCAACCGGGAATCGGAAGCTTGGCAGTGAAAGGATTGGTTCGACCAATGGAAGTGGATCAGGCCATTCTTGATACGTATTCAGAAGGTTCAGTAGAAGCTTTAAGCTTTGAGGGAGAAGTTTATGGACTTCCTGCTGTCGTAGAATCACTTGCGCTTTACTATAATAAAGATCTTGTTCCAGAAGCACCGGAAACCATGGCAGATTTAGAAGAAATCGCGGAATCATTAACCGATATGCAAAACAATAAGTTTGGTTTCTTATATCCTGCAATAGATTTCTATTTCTCCTTTCCATTTATGGCGGGGTATGGAGCAGAGATTTTTGGTCAAGAAAACAATGTCTATAATACGGATGATATAGGCATAGCAAGCGAAGGAGCCAAACAAGGTGGACAATTAATTCAAAGTTGGTTTGAAAAAGGATACATCCCGCAAGGAATAACAATGGATGTTGTAGGCGGTTTATTCACTCAAGGAGATGTAGGTGCAATCATCAATGGTCCTTGGGCACTTAAGGAATTACAAGAGCAACTAGGGGATAAATTAGGAACTGCGCCACTACCAAAACTTGAGAACGGTGAACATCCTATAACGTTTTTAGGAACAAAAGGCTGGATGCTTTCTGAATTCACGGAATACCCAAAAGAGGCAACAGAATTAGCTATTTATTTAACAAATGAAGAATCTTTGAGCTATTACTTTGCTGAAACAGGAGAAATGCCAGCAAAATCCTCCATCCTTAGCAGCGAAGAATTTCAAAATGATCCTTTATTAACTGGTTTTGCAACACAACTTGAGCATGCGAATCCTTTCCCTCCAGTACCTGCACTTTCAGCAGTTTGGGATCCGATGGCTAATGCGTTGACATTTATTTCAGAGGGCGATGATGTCAAAGAAACATTAGAAAGTGCTAAAGAATTAATCCGTCAAGAAATAGAAATGAACTACGAATAA
- a CDS encoding LacI family DNA-binding transcriptional regulator produces the protein MKKTTIKDVAKYAEVSPATVSYVLNGVKKVSDDTKRRVLEAVKVLNYYPDFTAISLSKKKSNLIGIMLPLVEDSPASVFKNNLYYNEFVSGVESVARNRKFDTMIAGVGNPEECRNWVKKRNLDGLIFLGMFSENLYNELKALNIPTVLIDTYEEYTNLFDNVKVNDEQGGYLATKHLIDLGHEDIGFVATNLKSSPVDTKRYEGYKKALQEAGLGLDTKLIFETKDITFDTGLKLGQKIINNERKLTGIVTVSDVLAIGIMKALQKQGKQVPGDYSIVGFDDLTISNYTTPSLTTVRQDIIEKGKTAGNLLLNSIESTDTEHQTVEIPVELIIRESTQKRN, from the coding sequence ATGAAAAAAACAACGATCAAAGATGTAGCTAAATATGCGGAAGTTTCGCCTGCAACCGTATCCTATGTATTAAACGGTGTAAAGAAAGTATCGGATGATACAAAGCGGCGAGTACTTGAAGCGGTGAAAGTTTTAAATTACTATCCTGATTTTACCGCCATTAGCTTGTCAAAAAAGAAATCCAATCTGATTGGAATAATGCTCCCGTTAGTGGAAGATTCACCGGCTTCGGTGTTTAAGAACAACCTATATTACAATGAGTTTGTAAGCGGAGTGGAGTCAGTCGCTCGAAACCGTAAGTTTGATACGATGATCGCAGGCGTTGGAAATCCTGAAGAGTGTAGAAATTGGGTAAAGAAAAGAAATTTAGATGGATTGATATTCTTGGGGATGTTTTCCGAAAACTTATACAATGAGTTGAAAGCGCTTAACATTCCAACAGTCCTTATTGATACTTATGAGGAATATACAAATCTATTTGATAATGTGAAAGTAAATGATGAACAAGGTGGATATTTAGCAACTAAACACTTAATTGATTTAGGACACGAAGATATCGGTTTTGTCGCTACGAACCTTAAATCAAGCCCTGTCGATACAAAGCGTTATGAGGGTTATAAAAAAGCATTACAAGAAGCTGGTCTAGGTTTGGATACGAAGTTAATTTTTGAAACGAAAGATATTACATTTGATACTGGATTAAAGCTAGGACAGAAGATTATAAACAATGAACGAAAATTAACAGGAATTGTAACGGTGTCAGATGTATTGGCAATTGGAATCATGAAAGCTCTACAAAAACAAGGTAAACAAGTACCCGGTGATTATTCGATTGTCGGCTTTGATGATTTGACTATAAGTAACTATACGACTCCTAGTTTAACGACAGTCCGACAAGACATTATTGAAAAAGGAAAAACAGCTGGTAACCTACTCTTAAATTCTATTGAATCAACAGATACCGAACATCAAACTGTTGAAATACCAGTAGAACTAATCATTAGAGAATCAACCCAGAAACGCAACTAA
- a CDS encoding Ger(x)C family spore germination protein: MVKHPAICILLILLSGCSLLPSNIVNEIGMIQGVGYDLADDGGIQETVVFPVFNQDKSSTEVKSAFGQSSKEIRSILNNETQFRLVSGQLRFALYGKELAETGINDFVDTINRDPSIGSIVHLAIVDGDTNELLNLNKYKNENISTYIQELLEQNTEFGQLPNTNLKTFLFQLFQIGQDPYLPLIKNVNGSIRIIGLAIFKYDKFITSMPMEDTYMFKTLVDKNRNNGLQSFVFENGDKVVLETLYSKPDYKIKTVKGRPEFTINLKMKTKLQEFAPSEKQKQPFNKKKYEKKVEKQIEEQAIKIISQLQEQQVDPLGLGAKYKEQYRAFNKQEWETYYPDVEVSVKAEVKIEQTGTVD, from the coding sequence GTGGTTAAACATCCAGCCATTTGTATATTACTCATTTTATTATCAGGGTGTTCCCTACTCCCTTCCAATATTGTCAATGAAATCGGGATGATACAAGGCGTTGGCTATGACTTGGCAGATGATGGAGGCATACAGGAGACCGTTGTATTTCCGGTTTTCAACCAAGACAAATCTTCCACTGAAGTCAAATCCGCCTTTGGGCAATCAAGTAAAGAAATACGGTCTATTTTAAATAATGAAACACAGTTCCGTTTAGTAAGCGGACAGCTTCGGTTTGCTCTTTACGGGAAAGAGCTGGCAGAAACCGGTATTAATGATTTTGTAGATACGATAAACCGAGATCCTTCTATCGGAAGTATCGTTCATTTGGCAATTGTTGATGGCGATACGAATGAATTATTGAATTTGAATAAGTATAAAAATGAGAATATCTCCACATACATTCAAGAATTATTGGAACAAAACACTGAATTCGGGCAGCTTCCCAACACCAATTTAAAAACTTTTTTATTTCAATTATTTCAAATCGGCCAAGATCCGTATTTGCCACTTATTAAAAATGTAAATGGCAGCATCAGAATCATAGGACTGGCAATTTTTAAATATGACAAATTTATCACCTCGATGCCGATGGAAGATACTTACATGTTCAAAACGCTAGTTGATAAAAACAGAAATAATGGTCTCCAATCTTTTGTATTTGAAAACGGAGATAAAGTGGTTCTGGAAACTCTTTATTCAAAACCAGATTATAAAATTAAAACTGTAAAGGGCAGACCCGAGTTTACTATCAATCTTAAAATGAAAACAAAACTGCAAGAATTTGCTCCTTCAGAGAAACAAAAGCAGCCTTTTAATAAAAAGAAGTATGAAAAAAAGGTGGAAAAACAGATAGAAGAACAGGCTATAAAAATCATCTCACAGCTTCAAGAGCAGCAAGTTGATCCATTAGGACTAGGAGCAAAGTATAAGGAACAATACCGCGCATTTAATAAGCAAGAATGGGAAACGTATTATCCAGATGTAGAAGTTTCTGTTAAGGCAGAAGTTAAAATAGAGCAAACAGGGACGGTTGATTAG
- a CDS encoding GerAB/ArcD/ProY family transporter — translation MNVSRRHQVSPYLVFFIIYNSQVGVGILSFQKTIAEKAGYDAWIGVLAAGCLVQAFIWVMYKLLGKVDGDIIDVHTVAFGKFLGKFLSFFIISYYGIASISVMLAFIEIIQVWMFPTLPSWLIATMTLMLVYYCISGGFRVVVGLSFLSFVFPQVYILVLYLFPLKIAHFSNLLPIMNHSFMDILDSVKSSMYTIAGTEVLLMCYPFIRNPDESKKFAHLGVLFTTVLYTISSIVSFTFYSEEQLQTTIWPELSITKVIKYSFLERFEYLYISMYLIIVTALVSLLLWCASRGLKKIFNMKQKYALLILGFVSVLICQLANEPFKDLIDTSITQMNLYIFYGYIPLLLLYFTLFKRGNQSG, via the coding sequence TTGAATGTAAGTAGAAGGCACCAAGTATCTCCTTATTTAGTTTTCTTTATCATTTACAATTCTCAGGTCGGTGTTGGCATTTTAAGCTTTCAAAAAACGATTGCAGAGAAAGCAGGTTATGACGCATGGATAGGTGTCTTAGCCGCAGGGTGCCTGGTCCAAGCTTTCATCTGGGTTATGTATAAACTGTTAGGGAAAGTAGACGGGGATATCATTGACGTTCATACTGTTGCCTTCGGTAAGTTTCTTGGGAAGTTCTTAAGTTTTTTCATAATCAGTTATTACGGTATAGCAAGCATTTCTGTAATGCTTGCATTCATAGAAATCATTCAAGTTTGGATGTTCCCGACGTTACCATCCTGGCTTATCGCGACTATGACTCTCATGTTAGTTTATTATTGTATCTCCGGAGGATTCCGCGTCGTTGTCGGCTTATCTTTTTTGTCTTTTGTATTTCCGCAAGTATATATCCTGGTGTTATATCTTTTCCCATTGAAAATTGCCCATTTTTCCAACCTGCTGCCCATTATGAATCACTCCTTTATGGACATATTGGACTCCGTTAAGAGCTCGATGTACACAATAGCTGGTACCGAAGTATTATTAATGTGCTATCCGTTCATCAGGAATCCCGATGAATCCAAAAAGTTTGCCCATTTGGGTGTTCTTTTTACTACAGTACTCTATACCATTTCAAGTATAGTTTCTTTCACCTTTTATAGTGAAGAACAGTTACAAACAACCATTTGGCCAGAGCTTTCCATTACAAAAGTAATTAAGTACTCTTTTTTGGAGCGATTTGAATACTTGTATATTTCTATGTATTTAATCATTGTTACGGCTTTGGTTTCCCTATTGTTATGGTGCGCAAGTAGAGGGTTGAAGAAAATTTTCAATATGAAGCAGAAATATGCCTTGCTAATACTCGGCTTCGTAAGTGTCTTGATTTGTCAATTAGCAAACGAGCCTTTTAAGGATTTGATTGATACATCCATCACTCAAATGAACTTATACATTTTTTACGGCTATATTCCTCTGCTTCTGCTTTATTTTACTTTGTTTAAAAGGGGGAATCAAAGTGGTTAA